A DNA window from Hordeum vulgare subsp. vulgare chromosome 1H, MorexV3_pseudomolecules_assembly, whole genome shotgun sequence contains the following coding sequences:
- the LOC123418328 gene encoding fosmidomycin resistance protein-like: MREAEAAASTRRRTLVLVNLTSMLEKADEVLLPAVYREVGLALAVSPTALGSLTLCRALVQALSFPLAAYASARHDRAKVVAVGAFLWAAATFLVAISRTYLQMAISRGLNGIGLALVIPAINSLVADYTDDHTRGAAFGWLQMTCNLGSIVGGSFGVLLAPVTFLGVPGWRLAFHIVGIISVVLGLLMWFLAADPHSKSKSATSARDEARELLRDARAVIAVPTFQVIVAQGVAGLIAWSGLNFATMWLELMGFTHWETSIITGLYLFATALGALFGGIIGDAVSRRFPDAGRIALAQISSASALPLGAVLLLGLPNDPSTGVAHAAVFFVMGFAISWNAASTNNPIFAEIVPAKARTTVYALDKCFESVFASFAPPVVGILAERVFGYKPVSSESSVDMDRDNAAALAKAMYVELAVPMAICSLTYGLLYCTYPRDRDTVNLMASEEDDDSESSEIRAHHQDEESPVGSLTQRLIPTRD, from the exons ATGAGAGAGGCGGAAGCTGCCGCGTCGACGCGGCGCCGGACGCTGGTGCTGGTGAACCTGACGTCCATGCTGGAGAAGGCGGACGAGGTGCTGctgccggcggtgtaccgggaggtGGGCCTCGCGCTGGCCGTCTCCCCCACGGCGCTCGGCTCCCTCACCCTCTGCCGCGCCCTCGTCCAGGCCCTCTCCTTCCCGCTCGCCGCCTACGCCTCCGCGCGCCACGACCGCGCCAAAGTCGTCGCCGTCGGCGCCTTCCTCTGGGCCGCCGCCACCTTCCTCGTCGCCATCTCCCGCACCTACCTCCAG ATGGCCATCTCGCGGGGGCTGAACGGCATTGGCCTCGCGCTGGTCATTCCGGCGATCAACTCGCTGGTCGCCGATTACACCGACGACCACACCAGGGGCGCCGCGTTCGGGTGGCTGCAGATGACCTGCAACCTCGGGTCCATCGTTGGGGGTTCGTTCGGCGTGCTCCTCGCGCCGGTCACCTTCCTCGGCGTCCCCGGCTGGCGGCTCGCGTTCCACATCGTGGGGATCATCAGCGTCGTGCTGGGCCTTCTCATGTGGTTCCTGGCCGCCGATCCGCACTCCAAGTCCAAGAGCGCGACTTCGGCGAGGGACGAGGCCCGGGAGCTGCTCCGGGACGCCAGGGCCGTCATCGCGGTGCCCACGTTCCAGGTCATCGTGGCGCAGGGGGTCGCCGGCCTGATCGCCTGGTCGGGGCTCAACTTCGCCACCATGTGGCTGGAGCTCATGGGGTTCACGCACTGGGAGACCAGCATCATCACGGGGCTCTACCTGTTCGCCACCGCTCTCGGCGCGCTCTTCGGGGGCATCATCGGCGACGCCGTCTCGCGGCGGTTCCCCGACGCCGGCAGGATCGCGCTGGCGCAGATCAGCTCCGCGTCGGCGCTCCCACTCGGCGCCGTCCTGCTGCTCGGCTTGCCCAACGACCCGTCCACCGGCGTGGCGCACGCGGCCGTGTTCTTCGTCATGGGGTTCGCCATTTCATGGAACGCCGCGTCCACAAACAA CCCGATCTTCGCGGAGATCGTGCCGGCGAAGGCGAGGACGACGGTGTACGCGCTGGACAAGTGCTTCGAGTCGGTGTTCGCCTCGTTCGCGCCGCCGGTGGTGGGCATTCTGGCGGAGCGCGTGTTCGGGTATAAGCCGGTGTCGTCCGAGTCGAGCGTCGACATGGACAGGGACAACGCGGCGGCATTGGCCAAGGCGATGTACGTGGAGCTGGCGGTGCCCATGGCCATCTGCTCTTTGACCTATGGCCTCCTGTACTGCACTTACCCCCGGGACAGAGACACTGTGAATCTCATGGCATCTGAGGAAGACGATGACAGTGAATCAAGTGAAATTCGTGCCCACCACCAAGACGAAGAATCCCCAGTCGGATCCTTGACCCAGAGGCTGATACCCACGAGAGACTAG